The DNA window CTTGCGACAGCCAGTTCCGTTTGCCCTGCAGGTAATCGACGCCCAGATCAAATTCGGTGTCGCCGCGGTGGGCGCTGTCTTCGAGCATCCGTTTCATCAGCACGGTGCCGGCCCCTTGCGCGGCGAACTCGCCGTTGAACCCCTGACGCAGGCCAAAGACGCGATTCTCCCAGATGTAGTTATACGCAAAGGCGATCGGCCGCTCGTCCAGCCAGATCAGGTTCAGGTCGAGCGCTCCGCTGTCGACGGCCGTTTGATGGGCGTCGTGCAGAAAGTCGCGAACCTGAACGTGCGACAGCGTCGTGCCGCTGGATGAATTCGCCTGCCAGCTGCTGCTGGCGGCCTGCAGACAGGCTTCATACAGATCCCAGCGGGGATCGTTGTCACCATAACGGGCGCCGCGCGGCCGGTAGCGTTCATAGCGCAGGCGGCCTAGAGCGTTCAGTTTCTTCTCGTTCCGCCGCACGTTGCTGCGACGTTTGGCATTCCGCGTGTTCCAGTAAGCGTCCCAGCCCTCGGCAAGGTTGGCCGTGGCCGACGAGCCCCATTCCCAGACCGTGGCGGGAACGCCGGCGTACGTCATGGCTTCGGTGGTTTGCTGCCGCAGCACGGGATCGGCCGGCGACCAGCGCAGCTCCAGCAGGTCCCAGTCCCGCCGCTCGGCCCGTACGTGGACGAGCGCCGCTTCCAGCAACTCGGCCGGATCCGCTCCGACCGGCCCATAAAAGGCTCCCCAGCCGTCAAGCGGCCAGGTCAACACGCGCACTTTCCCCAGCCGCGTGGCTTCGGAGCGTACGACCAGCGGCACAATCCCGCGGGGATGGCTCGGCCGGCCCACCACCATCACGCGCAACCGTTGTCCCGCCTGGAAATGGCGCCAGTAGGTTTCCAGCCAGGCAAAGGTGCGGAAGAAATCGGCGCCGGGCGTTTCGCCTAATAATCGATCCCACGCCCCGCGCAGCTTCAACAGGTCTTCGAACTGGTTAATTTCATAGACGCCGGTGTTCATTTATCGTTATCGCCCGGTCAAAAAAGGAGTTATCAAACCTGGGACTGTCTCCGCGCCGACACGAGTGCTGCGTCAAACCATAGAATCAGGTTTCTCTCAATCAGCCGCCGGGCGCTAGCCCCCGGTTTATTTTGGCAGCACAGCAGCACGGCCGAAATCGCTCACTCTAAAATTGAAACTTGACGCACCACTAGTAGGCATTCTCGCCTTTGAAAACGACCAGCACGGTACGGAACAGGATGCGGATATCCATCCAGATCGACCATTCGCGAATGTACTGGTGGTCGCACTCGACCCGCCTGGCCATTTTCTCCAGCGTGTCGGTCTCTCCGCGCCAGCCGTTGACCTGCGCGAGTCCCGTGATTCCCGGCTTGACCTTGTGCCGCAGCATGTAGCCCTGGATCTGGTTGCGATACGCTTCGTTATGCGCCGAGGCATGGGGCCGCGGTCCGACCAGCGACATGGAGCCATCGAGCACGTTGAACAGTTGGGGCAGTTCATCAAGCGACGTCCGCCGCAGCAGTCCGCCCAAAGGAGTAATGCGGGGATCGTTCCGTGTCGCCTGTTTCACCTGCGGTCCGTTGTCCATCACCCGCATG is part of the Lignipirellula cremea genome and encodes:
- a CDS encoding GNAT family N-acetyltransferase — its product is MNTGVYEINQFEDLLKLRGAWDRLLGETPGADFFRTFAWLETYWRHFQAGQRLRVMVVGRPSHPRGIVPLVVRSEATRLGKVRVLTWPLDGWGAFYGPVGADPAELLEAALVHVRAERRDWDLLELRWSPADPVLRQQTTEAMTYAGVPATVWEWGSSATANLAEGWDAYWNTRNAKRRSNVRRNEKKLNALGRLRYERYRPRGARYGDNDPRWDLYEACLQAASSSWQANSSSGTTLSHVQVRDFLHDAHQTAVDSGALDLNLIWLDERPIAFAYNYIWENRVFGLRQGFNGEFAAQGAGTVLMKRMLEDSAHRGDTEFDLGVDYLQGKRNWLSQVNPLLCYSHYAASPRAQGLRFKRWLEKSDPWARLLNPRCGAAPANDPARETSPS